Proteins from a genomic interval of Chanodichthys erythropterus isolate Z2021 chromosome 6, ASM2448905v1, whole genome shotgun sequence:
- the vegfd gene encoding vascular endothelial growth factor D isoform X2 yields the protein MKTQKCTGLHMLLLLYVRLMLAVDAYRPQREINQEKWEQELREAGSLDELLMLTEYPDWKLWRCRLKLKHFDDASPPENRRSTRYAAASFSPDMLKDIDDEWQKTQCMPRETCVELAKELGTNTAVFFKPPCVSVFRCGGCCNKEGVTCRNTSMTYVNKTILSVSLAPYKSGPEPVLVKIANHTECKCQEHALIRRHVREKHRKNGCSPTRKPEDKRLCNKGLIWDWMAERCVTYPSSKQAAREKTTMNTTP from the exons ATGAAGACACAGAAATGTACTGGACTTCACATGTTGCTACTCCTGTATGTCAGATTGATGCTGGCAGTGGACGCCTACAGACCACAGAGA GAAATAAACCAAGAGAAGTGGGAACAAGAACTGAGGGAAGCCGGAAGTCTGGATGAGCTTCTGATGTTGACCGAATACCCGGACTGGAAGCTGTGGAGATGCAGACTCAAGCTGAAGCACTTTGATGACGCCTCTCCTCCTGAGAACCGCAGGTCAACTCGCTATGCGGCCGCATCATTCAGCCCAGATATGCTAAAAG atatTGATGACGAATGGCAGAAAACACAGTGTATGCCCAGAGAGACGTGTGTAGAATTGGCTAAAGAACTGGGCACCAATACGGCAGTGTTTTTCAAGCCCCCATGCGTCTCTGTCTTCAGGTGTGGCGGCTGCTGCAACAAAGAGGGAGTTACCTGCCGAAATACAAGCATGACTTATGTCAATAAAACT ATTTTGAGTGTGAGTCTGGCACCATATAAATCTGGACCAGAGCCTGTGCTGGTGAAAATAGCCAATCACACTGAGTGTAAGTGCCAGGAACACGCGCTGATCCGCAGACATGTTCGTGAGAAGCACAGGAAGAATGG TTGCTCTCCTACACGTAAGCCCGAAGACAAGAGGCTATGCAACAAGGGTTTAATATGGGACTGGATGGCGGAGAGATGTGTGACATACCCCTCTAGTAAACAAG CTGCAAGAGAGAAAACAACAATGAACACGACGCCTTGA
- the pir gene encoding pirin, producing the protein MMIRRVSKVILSVEESEGVGARVRRSIGRKELENLDPFLMLDEFCIAKPAGFPDHPHRGFETVTYLLSGVTAHEDFCGHSGKLEPGDLQWMTAGRGVIHAEMPVSDGRIHGLQLWVNLKSADKMVEPQYQELKSKEIPKPSKDGVTVNVISGEALGVKSKVYTRTPTMYLDFMLKEGAKHVQPVPKGWTAFIYTLAGSLCTGPDDDLRKIEPHHTVVLEDGECIRVENKAAEESHFLLIAGEPINEPVVKHGPFVMNTQKEIDQTISDFRSATNGFERAKVWRSKIGQKF; encoded by the exons TGTCGAAGAGTCTGAAGGCGTCGGGGCTCGAGTTCGCAGGAGTATTGGACGGAAAGAG CTGGAGAATCTCGACCCTTTCTTGATGCTGGATGAATTCTGTATCGCCAAACCAGCGGGTTTTCCTGATCATCCTCATCGTGGATTTGAGACG GTAACATACTTGTTGAGTGGAGTAACAGCCCATGAAGACTTTTGTGGTCACAGTGGGAAGTTGGAACCTGGGGACCTTCAG TGGATGACGGCAGGTCGTGGGGTGATTCATGCTGAGATGCCTGTGTCAGACGGACGCATTCATGGCCTACAGCTTTGGGTGAACCTGAAAAGCGCAGATAAGATGGTGGAGCCTCAGTACCAGGAGCTGAAGAGCAAAGAGATTCCCAAACCCAGCAAAGATGGAGTCACTGTCAATGTCATCTCAGGGGAAGCTCTTGGAGTGAAG TCGAAGGTTTACACAAGAACTCCCACCATGTACCTCGACTTTATGCTGAAGGAAGGTGCAAAGCATGTGCAGCCTGTTCCTAAAG GTTGGACAGCTTTTATCTACACCCTCGCAGGTTCTTTATGCACTG GCCCAGACGATGATCTGCGGAAGATTGAGCCACACCACACGGTGGTTTTGGAAGATGGCGAATGCATCAGAGTAGAAAACAAG GCAGCTGAGGAGTCTCACTTTTTGTTAATTGCTGGTGAACCCATTAATGAGCCTGTGGTTAAGCATG gGCCCTTTGTCATGAACACACAAAAAGAGATTGATCAGACCATCTCAGACTTCAGATCAGCCACTAATGGATTTGAGAGGGCAAAAGTTTGGCGATCAAAGATTGGTcaaaagttttaa
- the vegfd gene encoding vascular endothelial growth factor D isoform X1: protein MKTQKCTGLHMLLLLYVRLMLAVDAYRPQREINQEKWEQELREAGSLDELLMLTEYPDWKLWRCRLKLKHFDDASPPENRRSTRYAAASFSPDMLKDIDDEWQKTQCMPRETCVELAKELGTNTAVFFKPPCVSVFRCGGCCNKEGVTCRNTSMTYVNKTILSVSLAPYKSGPEPVLVKIANHTECKCQEHALIRRHVREKHRKNGCSPTRKPEDKRLCNKGLIWDWMAERCVTYPSSKQEPPSTVSEEDCEIDVERCECIPKRTDRLHHT, encoded by the exons ATGAAGACACAGAAATGTACTGGACTTCACATGTTGCTACTCCTGTATGTCAGATTGATGCTGGCAGTGGACGCCTACAGACCACAGAGA GAAATAAACCAAGAGAAGTGGGAACAAGAACTGAGGGAAGCCGGAAGTCTGGATGAGCTTCTGATGTTGACCGAATACCCGGACTGGAAGCTGTGGAGATGCAGACTCAAGCTGAAGCACTTTGATGACGCCTCTCCTCCTGAGAACCGCAGGTCAACTCGCTATGCGGCCGCATCATTCAGCCCAGATATGCTAAAAG atatTGATGACGAATGGCAGAAAACACAGTGTATGCCCAGAGAGACGTGTGTAGAATTGGCTAAAGAACTGGGCACCAATACGGCAGTGTTTTTCAAGCCCCCATGCGTCTCTGTCTTCAGGTGTGGCGGCTGCTGCAACAAAGAGGGAGTTACCTGCCGAAATACAAGCATGACTTATGTCAATAAAACT ATTTTGAGTGTGAGTCTGGCACCATATAAATCTGGACCAGAGCCTGTGCTGGTGAAAATAGCCAATCACACTGAGTGTAAGTGCCAGGAACACGCGCTGATCCGCAGACATGTTCGTGAGAAGCACAGGAAGAATGG TTGCTCTCCTACACGTAAGCCCGAAGACAAGAGGCTATGCAACAAGGGTTTAATATGGGACTGGATGGCGGAGAGATGTGTGACATACCCCTCTAGTAAACAAG aACCGCCATCTACCGTCAGTGAGGAGGACTGTGAGATTGATGTAGAGCGATGTGAATGTATTCCAAAACGGACAGACAGATTACACCATACGTGA